The DNA window CCAGAAGGCCGCTGTAGCGCCGACCGATCTTCAAGCAAACATTTTTGCATACGTCTTTTTCTCCCTTTCCTTTTCTTCCTTGACTTTCTGTTTCACCCTTAGAATCTCGTTTCCAATTGCTGTCAAACACAGACCCGTGTCTTAGACTTCTCATTCGGGAGGGAAAAACTGCGCACTGACCATTATCAGCaactactgggggggggggggaactatTCAAAGAAAACTAAGTTTGCAACAGACACTCACCTTTGTCATCAGGTGTTATTTCATGAGCTTTCTTTAGATCAGCCTAGGATTGAAACGGTTAGATTAGAATGGAAGAGAGCAGAATACACAACAGGTACAATGAATAAACAACTCAATGAtacttccagtaaaaaaaataaaggcaaatatgtacatacagCAATGTGAACAAATGTAGCACAACATGAATAGTGTAATGTTAGGGATAAGTTAAATATGACCAAaaaatgtgcatgtgtgtacacgcacacatacaaaaaaacactgtttgTGGGGGCTTTTATTATGAAACTTGGAACAGCCATCACTTACCAAGGCCTGAGTGTAGTCCTTCAGTCCTTGGCATGCCTGGGCTCTTCTATACAGTGCTTTAGTGTTGTCAGGTTTCAAGTCGAGTGCCTATAATGATGAGAAAATAGGCTTTTGAATTTTATATAGAACACAATATAATGCATCTAGATGAACTATGTGTATGTAGGCAGtgtattcacacacacaaaattcaCTATAGGCAATATAGAAACACCAATTAGCATAACTGCGTGTCTCTAGTCTGTGGGAGGAAGCCCATGTAGCttagggagaacatgcagaatcCCCGAATCGGTCACCTGATTGCAGTTGTCGACGGCGTCCTGCCACGACTGCAGCTTCAGCTTGCAGGCGGCGATGTTCAGGATGCAGCTCAGCGCGATGGCCTCCAGCTTCTTCTGCAGCTCTTCGTCGTCGTCGTCCACTGCCTCGCCTCCAGCCTCCAGGTACCTGTGACGGGTATGGTAGCCCGGTTACCCACAGCAGAGGTAACAATGCGGCCTCACGCCTCTGGGGTTGTCAGTGTGGTTCCTGACCGAGTGCACTGCGTGTGGAGTTTATATACCCACTGCGTGTTTGGAGACTCTCGTTTCCCCCCCCCAGTCTAAAAATGTGATCAGGTGACCTGGTGTCTCTATGGCCCCCTTTACACTTAAATTGAGTCTTGGGCGATCGAATCGCAAGTGAACACCGCTAAATACAAATGTAAAGGACCACCAAGATGCACTGCAATCCGGTCGCTCAAACCACTTGCTGAGGTGGTCTGGGACGCATTTGACCACACATCTTTTGCAGTGTAAATGCTAGTGCATCTCCGACAAGGATGATACGATAATGTTACTGCGCGAGGAATCAAAATACTAACCCAAGTGGTCAGCTGGACACCTTGGGGACGCATGGCAGACATAGGGGTAAACAGCCATGTGTCTCAGCTGTATACTTATGGTTTTAAAACCAAGTGTTAATGGCCTAAATCAGCCTACTCTGTGTGCAAGTGTGtaccctgtgattggctgacatcACAGTGGGGATGtcccctgtgattggctgacatcACAGTGGGGATGTCCCCTGTGATTGCCTGACAtcacagtcagggtgtcccctgtgattggctgacatcacagtcagggtgtcccctgtgattggctgacatcACAGTGGGGATGTCCAGATTCATTGATTACTAgattagatggatggatggacggatacAGCCTTCTAACATACCTTAGAGCCTTTGAGTACTTTCTATTAGCTGCTAACCAATCCTGGGATTTAAAGAAGTTATTCCCAATGGTCTTAACATCCTCTGCAACAGACAGGATTTTATTAACCTGCAGAAAAGAAGACGATTATATCAAATCGGTGAAATAAACCATCACGAAATCCTGATTCACCAAAAAATAGAAGACCAAAAAACTCTAATTTCaatttttcaaattcaaaattcaatttaatttttaaatagcGCCTTTCGCAAACAGAGTTGCCCCAAGGCATCTGATACCGACGTCTTTGAAATCAATGTCGGCATCCTCCGGAAAGTCGGGATGGAGGTCTCCGGAGCCGTCGCTGGGAGCGACGCCCCAGTCGTCCCCCTGCCGGTGTTCACCGCAGTCTGCGATGACGCAGGGCTTTAAAAACAAGACCACCCGGTTAGCGCTGGGCTCCGCACGCGTGTCTGGGCGGCGTGACGTTCTGCAGGCGGCTGCACCTTCACGGGCGTGTCCTCCTTCGTCTCCACCGCTTCCAGCATCTTGACGATGCCCATCCCCTTCAGCACCTGTCCGAACACCACGTGCTTCCCGTCCAGGTGGCTGGTGGGAACGTTAGTGATGAAGAACTGCGAGCCGTTGGTGTTCGGCCCGGCATTCGCCATGCTCAGCAAACCCTCCTTGTCGTGCTGGAAAGGAAAAATCAAAGagttattaaaaacaaacatcaatgtCTGATATTTCAAGCAGTGAGTTCTTATATGTAAACTACTGGATGGagtttttaattactttttttacagTACCTTATAGTGGAAATTTTCATCTTCAAACTTAGCCCCGTAAATGCTCTCCCCTCCAGTACCGTTCTGATTGGAGAAATCTCCTCCCTGGATCATGAACTTCTTAATAACTGTGAATGGGAGAAGAACCGAGTTTTACCTGAACCAACTCCGACACAGTACATCTAAAAACATCCCCCCTGCTCCATTAGTCActtaaaacacaacatactCCTGTGGAAGGGGCACCCTTTGAAGTGCAGCGGCTTCCCTGTCGTGGGCCCATCTCCCTTCTCGCCGGTGCACAGAGCTCGGAAATTCTCGGCGGTTTTCGGAACCACGTCGGCGAACAGTTCGAGCACGATGCGCCCCACTAGGAGACGGGAAGACGGGGCCGTCTGTGACCGAACAGCGCACAAGGACGCTTGGGAAAGCAGCTGTTTACTGCGGAGCTTTCTGGAAGCCGGCTCTTAGTCGCAGTTTGCAAAGCCATGCAGCAATGTATTAATAAATCAATGTTATCAAGTAATCTAAATTTTAAAATCGTTTTATTGACTAGAGGACGCATCGCTAAAATTTAATTAGTAGAAATTATAATGTAACTGTTTTGTCGATTTCAGAACTAGCACATGTTCAGGAATTGGTTAGGCAGACAACACACGCACATGGCCTAACATCACTGGTAATATCTAACTAGCATACAATTACACAGTCTCATAACTCTAACTCAAATATAGATAAATGataatttttttataataaatatctATTTCTTTCAGTACCTGGACACATCGCGGTTTAATTAACGTTACAGTCTGCTAACGTACCTCTTTCACCGCCGACGTCAACGTCGAGAAACACCCGAGGGTTATCAGCCTTAGAAGGCTTAttttgaggtgttgggtttgACATTTCTCATTCGATTGCCGAAAACAGTGATGACACTTTGCCGACTCTGCCGTGCACCGAAAGTATGGCAGCCAGCAGCGTCTGGGGATCGTAAGACCGCAGTATGAGACGAACAacgggatggggaaaaaaatgcatttccgGTGGTCTGGAGACTGAgcatatcaaaataaaagtttcaTTTCGCCAAATTCATTTGCAGGCTATTTTGCGTttgataaaaatgtattaaatggaTAATTTCTGTCacacataaatatacataaaatgcATGTACATATATAGATAAATATTACTTTGAATAGAACACTAGCTTTGACTAAAGATTTACCATAAATAACATGTCCGTTATAAACAACATCTAAAATCTGATTAGAATAAACAACCCAGGTGCAAACCGGCCCTTGGGTATACATTTTTGTGGTATAAGGCTTCCaagtaaacagaaaaacaaaaaactctTCGCCTTCAGAATAGTATGCAATGGTAACCATTTGAATACTTAACCTGTcaaaaagttttaaaatagcCAAATACTTATGTCTTGTTCTTGCATTTCTGTATTGTGTTCATAAGACACGTAGAAAAAACTAAACATTGGTAGTTGTAATGTTAACAGAGATGCATTAATTTAGAATTCTATTTACAAAGACCAAcaataatgtcataaaaatgtttatttacaaaTTGCACTCACTCTAAAAAATTGCAGTCGttcttttaaaaaagaaattatCTCACATTTACTGTGGCATGTCTGATACATGTGATGCGCGAATGCGAGAAACGTGTCTTTATTAATGTTTTCTTGAGCTCACCACAAGTTGGTAGCCATGGTCGATAAAAACAAACGCACTGAGCGAGTGGGGGCAGTCACCAGAGAGTATTCATTCATATTTTTCTCAATATAAGTGACCTCAGAAATATTACCTCATTTCCAGAAATTCTTATAGGCGAGAAACCGCTTCAAAGCATATTGCTAATACTAATTAGTCCAAATCAACCGCCGCAGTGTCACAATACTATACAAATAACATTAATTCTCCAGCAAGGCGCTTCTCACAAAATCCTATTTACTCACCATGCAATCATGCAGCAATGTAAGCATGCATCCGATTACAAATACGACAtgcaccattaaaaaaaatctagaatgcataacataataattataataaatgcaTGCTATCTGATATTTAATCAAATTTGCTGGAGCGAATGCATGCACCTACACATGCACTCCGATGGACGCGTGCACGGCCTCTCGCGACCAATAGAGAGCGTGCCGCCCTAATCCGCACGCGTGGCCGCGGGGCTGAGCGCGCCGTCATATGACTCCGATAAGCGATCCATGGAGTCTGCGAGCGGCGTCTCTCCGCCATGGCCACACGTCGCGACCGTGCGGGGCGACCCGGCAGCCTCTGAAACGGGACATCATGGCTCCCACTTTGCTCCAGAAGCTTTTCAGCAAAAAGGCCGGCGCGGCTGCCGCCAAGGACTACCCGGGTCCGGATTTATGGTAGGTGCGGACACGGTCCGAAGGGGGGTGCTAAGCAGACGCTGCAAACGTGCTCGCTGTTGGATTCGtgggattctttttttttttttaatttcagctATATAGatactaaatatattttaaaaatccgCGCTCGGTTGGCGCTAACTTTGCATAAGACTCTGTCCCATTTCTTGGAGCAGCAAAAAACCACGAGCAGCCCTCTCTTTGTATGTGACCAGCGAAACCAGGGGATTGCCTTTATTTTCCTTGATCAATGGGGACGGTTCCCCCCTCCCATGCACGTACCGCACATCAGGCAGATGGCGCATTACCCGCGGCCGTGTGCCCGGCCAGCCGAGTCATATGACTGCCAGGTGGAGCGCCGGACGGGCGTCGAACCGGGCGGCTGGTCCATAAACGCGATCCTCTTGGCGATCTGCTCCCTGCTCATATTGCGCATGTTTTTAATAAGTGGGGTCGACCACGTTTCTCTCCATCATTTTCCAGCAATTTCTCAACATAATtcccttttttttgggggggggtgggctatGAGTCCTGGACGTCCTCGTGACACCAGTGTAAAATGACACAGCAGAGTAGATCTGTTATTTACATCAGATGCTTTGCAATTAGATGCACATATGAAGTTACCATGTAGGTATGTTTTCTAATGCAAGTTCATTCACGGTCGAGACACTGATCTGCAGGCGATCCCGAATGGGGTACGAATGCCCCCCCAAGGTCCTTTTTAGGAGTTTTGCAGGTCGGCGGAGAACTTCACGCCAGACGCATCTCAGTTTCCCCAACGCCAGACATAGGCGCAATACTGCAGGAATGTAACGTGCTGCTTTTCAgaatacaaaactctgcatgTTTTCGGCTCGCCTTTAACTTCattctggaagaaaaaaaaatatatgcaggCAGGAACTTGTCAGAGGTACCATGTGGATAGGAATGCTTTGGTTGTCTCCATTTTTGGGGGGTTCTTTGAGTCTTACAGAATGGTGACCTCACAGTAACAAACAGCATTGAAGTGCTAAAATTACCCACCTTTTGGTGTGGTAAGTTAGAATACCTTGTTCTATTGACCTATGCATGCTTTAAGGTACAAAGGTAAATCAAGGAATGGATTTAACTAAATCAGATTTAGTTAAAATGGATGCGTCGATGCTGTATTTTAAGACTTTAAGGAACATGCACTggggttttgtttttcttttgattCTTCCCATAATTTGGTCCCTGTATCAGAGTATAGGGAAAATGACAGGTAGTGAAGTCAATGCATTGCGCAACTGTGGGTCAGACTGTTTGAAAAAGGAAAGAGAACTCCATTCACTGCAGTCATGTGGATGTGAAAATGAATCAGGGCTGGAGTGGACTGCTCCTGTGATCTGAAGATGACGGGGTTCGTCCTCTTTTATACAACTTCTCCTTTGGCCGGGACATAGAGCGAGTCAGTCCTGCCCTGCAGTAGTTTGACCGGGTTAACAAGAGGAGTTTGTTGTTTAAATGACCCGGGCGGAAAGATGGGGAAATATACCAAGGCGCTGTGTGCATTGTGCTGTAAATGGCGTCCACACACCT is part of the Paramormyrops kingsleyae isolate MSU_618 chromosome 25, PKINGS_0.4, whole genome shotgun sequence genome and encodes:
- the ppid gene encoding peptidyl-prolyl cis-trans isomerase D, which encodes MSNPTPQNKPSKADNPRVFLDVDVGGERVGRIVLELFADVVPKTAENFRALCTGEKGDGPTTGKPLHFKGCPFHRIIKKFMIQGGDFSNQNGTGGESIYGAKFEDENFHYKHDKEGLLSMANAGPNTNGSQFFITNVPTSHLDGKHVVFGQVLKGMGIVKMLEAVETKEDTPVKPCVIADCGEHRQGDDWGVAPSDGSGDLHPDFPEDADIDFKDVNKILSVAEDVKTIGNNFFKSQDWLAANRKYSKALRYLEAGGEAVDDDDEELQKKLEAIALSCILNIAACKLKLQSWQDAVDNCNQALDLKPDNTKALYRRAQACQGLKDYTQALADLKKAHEITPDDKAIGNEILRVKQKVKEEKEREKKTYAKMFA